Below is a genomic region from Pyrococcus kukulkanii.
GGCAGTAGAAGATTTCTTTCTGCCAGAAATCGCACGAAGACCCTCAAGGCCTTGGCTTGGTTCTTGGACTTGAATTCTCTAAGCTCGCCGAGGGCGAGCTTAGTTATCACATTGCAATATATGTTGTAAGTCTTCTTGGAGGAGAGCTGGCCCGCCAAATACTTGCAAAAGTCTTCTATTTGAGTTTGGGCCAGCCATACTAGCCGCTTATAGAGATAGCACCGGACGCCTTTGTTTTGCGAGTAGTCCTCCCCCCGGCTTTCTTTTGCTGTTTGGGGCGGTAGTCTGCTCCTATTTGCCCAGCCGGCCTTCCGAGCCGGCGACCCGGGTTCAAATCCCGGCCACCGCACCATTCTTCTAAAAATTTTAGAAACTCTTCCTAGAGTAGCTGTTTTTCTTAGATTCCCTGATCCTTCCTCAGATTTGTTAATCCTCTACTCTTTGGTCTTTGGAGGGTTTTAGTAATATGTTGTGAAAATATCACTAAATGTTCAAATTTTGGTCATATTATGTAACGAATTTTCTTCAAATTTACCTGTTAAATCAGTAGATATCTTGGTTATATACTGACGCACGATGTATTCTGAGTTTTTGGCATAATGAAATGTGAAATGGAGGCAGCATATAAGAGAGGGCCTCAGAACCTTTTGGAGTTTGTGGGGGTTGTCCAACTGTTGGATATTTTGGGGCTGTATCTCCTTTATACATTGAATTACAAGGTTTGTAGCCCGAGCTTAGATTTGCCTTATTGAGTAGGATAAATACCCTTCATCGAAAGGCTTATAATATTGGAGCTTTCTTAGGGAATATTGGGAGAATTGCACGAAAAATTGTGCCTGTTCCAATAAGACTAAAAGAGAATTGAAAGACAAGAACATAGAAGCTGTAGCGCGGTTTGGCCAAGGTTCCAATAAGACTAAAAGAGAATTGAAAGCCCGTGCTCAGGGCCCTGGGCGTGGAGGACGTGAAGGTTCCAATAAGACTAAAAGAGAATTGAAAGCATCGACGATTCTGAGGACTAACGCTATCGTTACCGCGTTCCAATAAGACTAAAAGAGAATTGAAAGATCATGGCTAAAGTTGCCTTTTAGCTCGGGGATTAGTGTTCCAATAAGACTAAAAGAGAATTGAAAGAGGGCATTATTGGTACCGCACCGACAAGATCCAGTTCAGTTCCAATAAGACTAAAAGAGAATTGAAAGGTGTTGGTTCTGACAAGTCCAGTTGAGTCAAAACGCGTTCCAATAAGACTAAAAGAGAATTGAAAGGTGGGTTCCTGACCACATCCTCTGGGTCAAAACCCCAGTTCCAATAAGACTAAAAGAGAATTGAAAGTTAGTCGTGTCCACCGAGTCGGGAGCGTAGAAGAGGAGTTCCAATAAGACTAAAAGAGAATTGAAAGACGCTCAACGTGTTCTGCTTCACCCTGATACTTTGCAAGTTCCAATAAGACTAAAAGAGAATTGAAAGACACCTTCTTCATCTCGGCATCGCTCATTCTCCTCGCGAGTTCCAATAAGACTAAAAGAGAATTGAAAGAGACTCTTTCCAGCCAGTTGTGAATCCCTTCTCGAAGGTTCCAATAAGACTAAAAGAGAATTGAAAGGGATTTCCCCGACCCGGGGTCCCCTGTCAGGGTAATTGTTCCAATAAGACTAAAAGAGAATTGAAAGTCTTCAGCTCCAACGGAGTTATAGGCTCTGAATCGTAGGTTCCAATAAGACTAAAAGAGAATTGAAAGATGGATAGATTGCCCAAATGGGTGTAATAGTGTTGTAAGAACGAGTTCCAATAAGACTAAAAGAGAATTGAAAGGGTGCAGCACTACTTCAAGAAGATGTTTCCCGCTCCTGGTTCCAATAAGACTAAAAGAGAATTGAAAGTTATCATGCATCTCAAAGCAAATCCAGAAATGTGGAGAGTTCCAATAAGACTAAAAGAGAATTGAAAGTCTTGTTCTAGCTCTCTTAGCACTTCATAGAGCTTCGTTCCAATAAGACTAAAAGAGAATTGAAAGGTGGTTTTACTGGCAAATAGTGGTTCCTTGGCCACTGTTCCAATAAGACTAAAAGAGAATTGAAAGACCAGACTGCGGGATTTAGGACGGCAACAATACCAGGTTCCAATAAGACTAAAAGAGAATTGAAAGTCATATAAGGGTTGGGTGTTGAGGATGTCAAGGATGTGTTCCAATAAGACTAAAAGAGAATTGAAAGCGTCGCGGGGTCAGAAAGGGCTTTTAGCGAGGGCTTGCGGTTCCAATAAGACTAAAAGAGAATTGAAAGACCTATCAAGAACACGCCTCATCTCCTCCGCCTCCCCGTTCCAATAAGACTAAAAGAGAATTGAAAGTCACGAGCTTTCTATCTCCCTGCGTCGTAATGTCTCGTGTTCCAATAAGACTAAAAGAGAATTGAAAGAGAGGCTCTTCCTGCAAGTGGTCCTTCCCTCAGTATGTTCCAATAAGACTAAAAGAGAATTGAAAGACGTATCCCCACACCTCGCCGGCAATCGCTTCTATAGGTTCCAATAAGACTAAAAGAGAATTGAAAGTGTCAAAAATCACCTGGCCCTCCGTCACGGCTTCCTCGTTCCAATAAGACTAAAAGAGAATTGAAAGAGGGTTCGTAGTGGCCGAACTGTGCCATTCTGTCGAGTTCCAATAAGACTAAAAGAGAATTGAAAGTATATGGACAAAACGGTCTTAACAGAAAACAATATAAGGGTTCCAATAAGACTAAAAGAGAATTGAAAGGAGGGCAAGGAGTACACCATAGAGTCCCGCAACCTCACGTTCCAATAAGACTAAAAGAGAATTGAAAGCTCTTGTCATACCAGATGCCGTTTGCTGGGTCAATTGGTTCCAATAAGACTAAAAGAGAATTGAAAGAGAATCTTCTTCGCCTGCATTTCCTCCAGGACTTTGTTGGTGGCGTTCCAATAAGACTAAAAGAGAATTGAAAGCAAGAAAAACTACGATACCATAACGGACGATGAGTTGTTCCAATAAGACTAAAAGAGAATTGAAAGATAACTGCACATGATACAAAACCTATAACAAAGCCAGGTTCCAATAAGACTAAAAGAGAATTAAGTAGGGATTAAATCCTACCATACTTCCTCATTATCTCTATAAGCTTGTCCTTTGGGAGTTCATACCTCACGTGGTTGTCCCTCCCATCCATCGTCCTCGCGTTCAGCAAGGAATTGACTATGGCCTCCTCTACGGCTTCTGCCGTTGCCTTAAACAGGGGCGAAAGAACTGAATCAGGTAGCGCTTTAACCTCTAGGGTCTCCTTTCCGTAGTGCTTGATCTTGTTTGCAGTCGAGAAAGCAACAGCTATGTCTCCACTCCCGTTGTACGCATAACCTCCAGTTCTCGCCAATCCTACTGTTGCCCTCTTGGCCAGTCTGTTCAGTTGTCTTGAGGTTAAGGGTGCATCAGTAGCTACAACCATTATTATACTTCCTTTCCCTTCTCCTCCCTTCCCTGGCCAGTCCTTTAACTCAATACCTACGGGCACTCCCGCTATCGTTAAATCCTCCCTTCTTCCAAAGTTGCTGAGGACTAATGCTCCAACCGTGTACCTCCTTCCCTCTATCTCTACCACCCTTGATGCTGACCCTATACCTCCCTTAAACTCGAAGGCGCTCATTCCCGTTCCAGCTCCAACTGCTCCCTCTTCAAAATCCTCGCTGGCGTTCTTGATGGCCTCGACAACGTGCTCTCTCTTCACGTGCCTTCCTCGTATGTCGTTAAGGTAAGAATCGTTACACTCCAGAACGAGGGGATTCACGGATCCAGTTTTCACGCCGATGTCACCGTTCTCCCTCAAAACGTAGTCAAGCAAGCCATCAATGGCCGTTCCTATGCTGAGGGTGTTCGTTAATATTATCGGGGTTTCTATGACCCCAAGCTCCCAGAGCTGTATTAACCCTACTGGCTTGGAGTAGCCGTTCATAACGAAAGCTCCGGCTAGAACCTTCTCCTTGTATATATTTCCTTCATGGGGAAGTATTGCCGTGACCCCAGTTCTTACTGGCCCTTTCCCAGGAATCAGCTTTCCTTTTCCCTTTATCAAGGTCACATGGCCTACTTTGACTCCTTTTACGTCCGCTATTGAGTCCCTCTTGCCCTTCTTGAAGACACCTATCTCGATTCCTAACTCATGGGCTTTCATGTTCCATCCTAGCTACCTAGACCTTTTAGCTTTCTTCCCTAGCCTTCATCCTTAGCTTCTCTAGGGGTTCGAGCTCGGATGTTAGGAAGTTGTAAGCTTTCTCTGATAGAGCCTCCTTTTCAATGCTCACTATCAATATCCCCCTGTTAAGGGTTGCGAAGTCCTTTAATGTAGTTATGAACTTAAACACGGCATCTTCTCCGTTTTCTAATATTAAGTAGTCCACACAATCTATTAAAATAACCTTATCCACATCAACACTCTTCAAAAAGTCCGCCAATCTCTGAGTTAGGTACTCTAACCTTGTGGGGCTTACCGCATCTTCATGCTGTACCTTCGATATCCAGATAACGGGGGTTAGCTTTAGTCCAAGTTTTTCCCTGAATATATTTGGGGGATCTCGGGTTATTGCTATCCCTGGGAGTCTCATTTCTAAGAGCTTCTTAAATGCTGCATAACATTCCTCCTTCCTGCACCAGTAGCCTCCCCATGCCTCTATCGTTGGCTCTGTAACCACCTTGAGAACCATATACTTTCCACTTCCAAAGGGAAGGTAGAACATCATGACTGAGAAAAGAAGGAGGAACGCTGCTATTGTTAGCATGACTGACCTTATGGCCTGCCAGTAGTCTTTCTCAGCATACAAGACTGTGGTGTTTATCAAGGCTCCAATTATTTGAGCTATGGTTATCAAGAGGAAGCTTATGAATCCTGAAAAGGATGCTAGTGCAAAAGGCCTGTACCGGAGAGTAGCCCTAGCCCTTCGTCTCAGCATGAGGATTATTACTGCCGCTGTTAAAGTTGTTGCCATAACTAGTAGGTCTCTAACAAAATAGCCCAGGTGAACAATTTCCATAGGGTAACCCAGAAATTTTAATTTGTTTTAGACTTTATATCCTTTGTCCCGTGATGAATCTCGCTCGGCTGATTGGTGATGAAGGGCATACTGGCTGAGGTGGTCTTATGTGGAGGGAAAAGCTTGGTCTAGTCCACATATACACTGGAAACGGGAAGGGCAAGACGACAGCTGCTATAGGACTAGCAGTTAGAATGCTTGGTTCCGGCGGTAGGGTGATTGTGGTACAGTTCATGAAGGCTCCCAAGGTCTACGGGGAATACCACATGGCCGAGAGATGTGGCTTTGTTATAGAGTCTTACGGCCTTCCAAAGTTCGTCCATGGAAAGCCCGAGCAGGATGATATAGAGGCCGCAAAGAGGGCCCTTGATAGGGCTAAAGAGGTAGTTAAGAGCGGAGAGTGGGATCTCGTGATCTTGGACGAGATATGCGTTGCCCTTGGCTTTGGAATGATAAGCATTGACGAGGTTAAGGAGCTCATAAGGAGCAAGGCCCCAAATACTGAGCTTGTTCTCACGGGCAGGTACTGTCCAGAGGAACTATATGAGCTAGCTGACTACGTTACGGAGATGAGGGAGATAAAGCATCCCTACCAGAGGGGAATTCTCGCTAGAAGAGGTGTTGAGTACTAGTCCTCTCCTTTCCTCTCCATCTTAATTATGTAGTCAGCGGCATTTTGAAGTGCCACAGAAAAGCCGGGTTCAATTCCAATTATAATTGTCTCCTTTCCTCTTCTCTTGGCTTCACTTATGAGGGGGAGAAAGTCTGCATCCCTCGTGGCCAGGGCGAGGACATCTATATCTGCGTTGTATATCAGCTCCATGGCCTCTATTGCAACCCTTACATCTGTGTCTCCGGCCACTATTATAGGCTCGAATCCTTGGTTGACCACGGCTTCAATTAGTCCCTGGGGTGCGTACTGATTGAGGACGACTTTGGCTACCCTTATCTTTCCTATCTTCTCTAGAGCGGCCTTTATGTCCTCAAGCTTTATCCCGAACTCCTTCCTTAGGATGTTGGGACCATCGATGATCAATCCTATCGTTTTCTCTCCTTCCTCTTCTTCCCTCTTCAGTATCTTCGCTATAACATTCCTCAACGCCCTCACCCCTTGGCGTAAGGATTATTACATAGTCAGCGGCGTGCTTGAGCGCTGAGCTTAATCCGGGCTCAACTCCTATAATCGCTGTTTCTTTTCCCTTTTCCTTGGCCTTGAGGATTATTGGGACGAACTCGGTATTCCTCGTTGCTAGGGCAATCATGTCTATGTTTGGATTGTAGACTTCCCTCATGGCCTCAACTGCCAGCTTCACTCCTATTTCTCCAGCCACTATTACGGGTTCAAACCCCTGATTTGATACTGCTTCAATTAAGCTTTGGGGTGCGTACTGATTTAATATTACCTTAGCAACTCTAATGTTTCCAAGTTTGCTCAAGGCTTCAACTATATCCTCAAGATGAATCCCGAGGTCTTTCCTCAAAATATTTGGACCATCAACGAGAAGTGCTATCCTTTTTCCCCTAGTTATTATCTTACTTTTTATCAAAGCTATACTCTTAACTCCTTCAACGATCCTCTCCCATCTTGCCATCGTTGCCACCTAGCTATCGATGTAATCTTAATATAACACTAATGAAGTATGCCAAATAATAATGGACTAACAGGTATTTTTGCTTTTCTATTATACAAGTCCGCTAAGCAGAACTTTCCTAAGGTCTTCCGACGTTTTAACGCTAAAAAAGCTCCACCATACCTTTTCATTTTTGCCTATAAGCCCCTCAATGTCAAGGAATTCTGCGTCTATGTATTCTGGTAGCTTTCTTATATCTCTTTCCCCTTCGGCCTTCATACCCTCTAGGGCGTTTCTTAGTGCCCTTGCATTGTAAACCGCGTGAAATATCTCTGGATCCCCATTTCTCCATTTTGGTATTAGGGCATCAAGGAGTTCCTCCAAGTATAATGATGTCATATAATTAACTAAGAACGGCATCACTAGAGGTTTGTTTCCCTTAATGAGGAAAATATCCCCTCCAGGTGGCAAACCTTCGAGCAACGTATCGATGATGCTTTTTCCTTTCACGGGCTTAACGTTACTAACGTGTAATGAATATTTCTTTTCTTGTCCTTTTTTGACAAGTGTAACGACATCTTCTATTCTTTTTGCCTGCCTTAACCTCTCTTCTATCATCTTGACCATTGGCTCGTCATTTATTGGGATAAGATAGTTGTCAGCTCTTCTCAACTTTACGGCAAATATTACACCAAGCATTTTAACCTCCTCCACTGAATCTACTGTGATGATAAGGAAGGTCAAGAGGGAGATAAGGGTCATTGGATTTGACGATGGGACTTTTAAATTTAAGGCTAGGGGAGCGAAGGTTATATTGGTTGGCGTGATTATGAAGGGCTCTTCTGATATTCTTGGGGTTGTTACAAGGTGGATAACTATAGATGGTCTCGACGTTACTGATGCAATGATAGATGCTATCCTATCCTCAAGATTCAAGGATGTAAGAGTTATACTCCTTAAAGGGGTCACATACGCTGGTTTTAATATTGTGGATGTTTCTAAGTTATTTGAGGCTACGGGACTACCTGTAATCGTTGTTATAAGGAAAAGACCAAACTTTAAGGCTATTGAGGAGGCTTTAAGAAAACACTTCCCTGATTACTCAGTTAGGTTATCCCTACTGAGGAAAGGTGGGTTAATAAGGGAACTGATCCCAGGGAGGCTGTATTACCAGGCTATAGGTCTTAGCGATGAGACTGCTAGAGAAATAATTTCAGTAACGAGAAGGAATTCCATGATTCCTGAGGCTTTGAGAATAGCCCACATGATAGCTTCGGCCGTCATGACTGGCGAGAGTAAGAAGGAGTAATTTGAACCAGGACAGCTCCGCTGATTATTAATCCTGCCCCCATGATCTGTAGTGATGTGAGGTGCTCTCCAAATATTATGAACGCTAGGGTCATTGCAACTACAGGTTCTATCGTTGCAATTACGGAGGCCTTGCTTATTTCTACCGTTTTAAGGGCTGTGTTGTAGAGTATATATCCCAAGAATGTTGGGAAGAACGCTAGTGCTATTAAATATGGGACTGCCCTTATTGGAACCCTAAAGTCTGTAAGTGGAAGCAAGAATATCATCCCAATAAGGAGAACATTAAATAGGACTTTTTCAGGTGGCTCTTCTCTTACAGCAATCTTTGAAAAAACTCCATAGAGAGAGTACGTAAGCCCACTTGCAAGTCCCGTTACAATGGCCAGGGTCGAGAACTTCATTGAACTTGAATTTAACATGAGTACTCCAATTATTACGAGGGCAACTGCAAGCAGCTTTGTTGGCGTAATTTCCTCCTTGAATATTAACTTTCCAAGTATTACGGAATATGCGGGTGCAGTGTATAGCATTAGAACTGCGAAGGACACTGAAGATATTTTGACCGTGTAAAAATAGAGAGCATAAAACAAGAATATGCTGAAAAACCCATAAGCGATATAAAATTTCAGCTTACTCTTAGGGATTAGGGGTTTAATCCCTCTTGCCCTTAGATAGATGAAGAGGAATATCACCGCGAATAGAACCCTATAAAACACTATCGTGTACGTTGAGAGGTTATACTCATACAGGAACTTTGCAAATATTCCCAAAGTTCCCCACATTGTAGCGGCAAGGAAAACAAGGACGTATCCTCTCATCGCTCAGCCATTCTTTCTTGGCCTTATTAACTTTGCGAGAAACTCCTTTAAAGAGCCCCTAGGATATCCTATTGGTGTTGAACATGAAAGTGTTACTTCTAGGCTTTGAGTACCTCCCCATAAAGGTTGGTGGACTTGCCGAGGCTCTAACCTATATATCAAGGGCACTTGCGAGCTTAGGTCATGAAGTGATAGTCTTTACCCCTTCCCACGGAAAGTTTCAGGGTGAAGTCGTTGGGAGCGTGAGGGCATTTGGAGAGAGAGTTGACATTAAGGCTCACTTAGAGGAGAATGAGAATCTTAGGATTTATAGAATCGGTGGAGGGCTTCTTGACTCAACAGATGTATACGGCCCAGGGTGGGATGGTTTACTCAGGAAGTCCGTGCTTTTTGGAAAGGCAAGTGTTATCTTACTAAATGAGCTATTAAAAAGGGAGAAATTGCCCGGGGTAGTTCACTTCCATGATTGGCATACTGTCTTTGCTGGAGCCTTGATAAAGAAATACTTCAAGATTCCGGCCATTTTCACTATCCATAGGCTTAATAAAGCTAAGATACCAGCTTATTACTTCCATGAGGCCAATTTATCAGAACTAGCCCCCTATCCTGACCTAGACCCTGAGCATACTGGAGGCTATATTGCGGACATGGTAACGACCGTCAGTAGGGGATATCTCCTTGATGAATGGGGCTTTTTTAGGAATTTTGATGGCAAAGTAACTTATGTTTTCAATGGAATAGATTGTAGCTTTTGGAGTGAGAAATTCCTAGAGGGGTCAAGGGATGAAAGACGTGAGAAAATATTGTCAAAATTTGGAATGGAGGATGGAATAACGTTCATGTTTATAGGGAGGTTCGATAGGGGGCAGAAGGGAGTGGATGTATTGTTAAGGGCGATAGAAATTCTTTCCTCAAGGGAGGAATTCAAAGGCATGAGGTTTATAATTGTGGGAAAAGGTGACCCTGAGCTCGAAGATTGGGCCAGAAAACTAGCTAACTCGCATGGGAACATAGTGGTTTTGACTCAAATGCTCTCAAGGGAATTCGTTAGGGAGCTCTATGGTTCCGTTGATTTCGTGGTCATACCTTCGTATTTCGAGCCCTTTGGCCTCGTTCAGTTAGAGGCGATGTGTCTCGGTGCTGTACCTATAGCATCTTCTGTTGGAGGCTTAAGGGATACGATAATAAGCCTCGACAGGGAACCTCATACGGCCACCGGCCTGCTAGTTCCGCCGGGCGATCCCTGGGCATTAGCCAATGCAATGGTGAAGATGTTCAACATAGCTAAGAATAACCCAGGATTGCTTGGGGAGCTCAGGGAGAACTGTAAGAGAAGAGCGAGAAGCTTTTCCTGGGAAAAAGCTGCAGAGAGATATATAAGGGTCTATAAAGGGGACGTAGACAGATTTTTTGACTTTGCCCTGTGATCAGCACCGGAGTTACTCCCTCATCGCTCGGGTAGCGGCCAAGCTCATCATCTCATTCTATTCCTATTCCTTAAATGTTCCTCTAAATAAGTTGATGCTACCTCACTCTCTTCCTCAACAGTCCAAAGCTTTTCTTCTTCAATAATATCCCTAAGGAGTTTAATAACTTCCTTGGGTGCTTTTAGCTTTAACACAACGGAGGCATCAAACTTTTCAAGAGCTCCATGGGGTTCTATATAGATTGAATCCTTCATAATATGAGTCTTAGTTAGTGCCGTCCTAACGAAGGCTTCGTGTTCAACTCCTTTGTCCCTCCAGAATGCATAAAATGTTAGGTGCCCATCCCTTAGGAAGACCTGAATCGTTGGGGGTATTATTCCCTCAATTAGGGGGTATTCCTTATCACCAATTACGAGATATGCTACCCCTTTAAAAGTTGCAATTCTTATGCCTTCACAGAGATCCCTTACATAAGTTCCTATAACAAACTTCACGGTCTCCATAGCTAACCATCAATTCTTATACCCTTGAAAATGCTTAAGTAATTCCCAATTAACGCTTTCAGGGGGTGATTGAATGAGAATCGTAGCTGCTGATACTGGAGGAGCAGTACTTGATGATACTTTCCAGCCCTTAGGATTAATAGCGACGGTGGCAGTTCTCGTTGAAAAGCCGTATAAAACCGCAAGTGAAGTTATGGTTCGTTTTGCGAACCCCTATGATTACGATCTTAGTGGAAGACAGGCAATTAAGGATGAGATGGAGTTGGCAATAGAGCTCGCTAAGAAAGTTAAACCTGATGTTATCCATTTAGACTCCACATTGGGTGGAATAGAAGTTAGGAAGCTTGATGAGCCGACAATAGATGCCCTTGGAATATCCGATAGGGGCAAAGAAGTCTGGAAAGATCTTTCAAAGGAACTTCAGCCCTTAGCTAGAAGGTTCTGGGAGGAAACTGGAATAGAGATAGTGGCAATAGGGAAAAGTAGCGTTCCTATAAGGATAGCAGAGATATATTCTGGAATATACTCGGCTATATGGGCTCTTAAAGAGGCTCAGGAGAAAGGTCACGTGCTTGTAGGCCTCCCACGGTATATGGAGGTTAGTATAGAGGGGAATAAAGTGATAGGGAAAAGTCTAGATCCCAGGGAGTACGGCCTTTTTGGGGTAGTTGAGTTCGAACCTCCAGAGGGCTTAAGATGGGAAGTGTATCCAAATCCCTTGGTTAGAAGGTTTCTTATATTCGAAGTTACATCTAAACATTGACGTATCGCCAATTTTCATTTAAAATTTTTATAAACAATTTGCCAAAAATTCTAAATTTGAATCATTGTAGTAGGTATGGTGATTAAATGAAGTTCCTCATGATTGGGATGGGAGGAACTATTGCGAGCGTGAAGGGAAGTGAAGGTTACGAGAGCGTTCTTTCCGCGGAAGACATCTTAAAGATTTCACGCATAAAG
It encodes:
- a CDS encoding carboxylate/amino acid/amine transporter, whose protein sequence is MRGYVLVFLAATMWGTLGIFAKFLYEYNLSTYTIVFYRVLFAVIFLFIYLRARGIKPLIPKSKLKFYIAYGFFSIFLFYALYFYTVKISSVSFAVLMLYTAPAYSVILGKLIFKEEITPTKLLAVALVIIGVLMLNSSSMKFSTLAIVTGLASGLTYSLYGVFSKIAVREEPPEKVLFNVLLIGMIFLLPLTDFRVPIRAVPYLIALAFFPTFLGYILYNTALKTVEISKASVIATIEPVVAMTLAFIIFGEHLTSLQIMGAGLIISGAVLVQITPSYSRQS
- a CDS encoding DUF4152 family protein, with protein sequence MRIVAADTGGAVLDDTFQPLGLIATVAVLVEKPYKTASEVMVRFANPYDYDLSGRQAIKDEMELAIELAKKVKPDVIHLDSTLGGIEVRKLDEPTIDALGISDRGKEVWKDLSKELQPLARRFWEETGIEIVAIGKSSVPIRIAEIYSGIYSAIWALKEAQEKGHVLVGLPRYMEVSIEGNKVIGKSLDPREYGLFGVVEFEPPEGLRWEVYPNPLVRRFLIFEVTSKH
- a CDS encoding glycogen/starch synthase, with product MKVLLLGFEYLPIKVGGLAEALTYISRALASLGHEVIVFTPSHGKFQGEVVGSVRAFGERVDIKAHLEENENLRIYRIGGGLLDSTDVYGPGWDGLLRKSVLFGKASVILLNELLKREKLPGVVHFHDWHTVFAGALIKKYFKIPAIFTIHRLNKAKIPAYYFHEANLSELAPYPDLDPEHTGGYIADMVTTVSRGYLLDEWGFFRNFDGKVTYVFNGIDCSFWSEKFLEGSRDERREKILSKFGMEDGITFMFIGRFDRGQKGVDVLLRAIEILSSREEFKGMRFIIVGKGDPELEDWARKLANSHGNIVVLTQMLSREFVRELYGSVDFVVIPSYFEPFGLVQLEAMCLGAVPIASSVGGLRDTIISLDREPHTATGLLVPPGDPWALANAMVKMFNIAKNNPGLLGELRENCKRRARSFSWEKAAERYIRVYKGDVDRFFDFAL
- a CDS encoding TIGR00288 family NYN domain-containing protein; this translates as MRNVIAKILKREEEEGEKTIGLIIDGPNILRKEFGIKLEDIKAALEKIGKIRVAKVVLNQYAPQGLIEAVVNQGFEPIIVAGDTDVRVAIEAMELIYNADIDVLALATRDADFLPLISEAKRRGKETIIIGIEPGFSVALQNAADYIIKMERKGED
- the mobA gene encoding molybdenum cofactor guanylyltransferase, which gives rise to MLGVIFAVKLRRADNYLIPINDEPMVKMIEERLRQAKRIEDVVTLVKKGQEKKYSLHVSNVKPVKGKSIIDTLLEGLPPGGDIFLIKGNKPLVMPFLVNYMTSLYLEELLDALIPKWRNGDPEIFHAVYNARALRNALEGMKAEGERDIRKLPEYIDAEFLDIEGLIGKNEKVWWSFFSVKTSEDLRKVLLSGLV
- a CDS encoding DmpA family aminopeptidase, which encodes MKAHELGIEIGVFKKGKRDSIADVKGVKVGHVTLIKGKGKLIPGKGPVRTGVTAILPHEGNIYKEKVLAGAFVMNGYSKPVGLIQLWELGVIETPIILTNTLSIGTAIDGLLDYVLRENGDIGVKTGSVNPLVLECNDSYLNDIRGRHVKREHVVEAIKNASEDFEEGAVGAGTGMSAFEFKGGIGSASRVVEIEGRRYTVGALVLSNFGRREDLTIAGVPVGIELKDWPGKGGEGKGSIIMVVATDAPLTSRQLNRLAKRATVGLARTGGYAYNGSGDIAVAFSTANKIKHYGKETLEVKALPDSVLSPLFKATAEAVEEAIVNSLLNARTMDGRDNHVRYELPKDKLIEIMRKYGRI
- the cobO gene encoding cob(I)yrinic acid a,c-diamide adenosyltransferase, whose amino-acid sequence is MWREKLGLVHIYTGNGKGKTTAAIGLAVRMLGSGGRVIVVQFMKAPKVYGEYHMAERCGFVIESYGLPKFVHGKPEQDDIEAAKRALDRAKEVVKSGEWDLVILDEICVALGFGMISIDEVKELIRSKAPNTELVLTGRYCPEELYELADYVTEMREIKHPYQRGILARRGVEY
- a CDS encoding endonuclease dU, whose product is MIRKVKREIRVIGFDDGTFKFKARGAKVILVGVIMKGSSDILGVVTRWITIDGLDVTDAMIDAILSSRFKDVRVILLKGVTYAGFNIVDVSKLFEATGLPVIVVIRKRPNFKAIEEALRKHFPDYSVRLSLLRKGGLIRELIPGRLYYQAIGLSDETAREIISVTRRNSMIPEALRIAHMIASAVMTGESKKE
- a CDS encoding TIGR00288 family NYN domain-containing protein, producing MARWERIVEGVKSIALIKSKIITRGKRIALLVDGPNILRKDLGIHLEDIVEALSKLGNIRVAKVILNQYAPQSLIEAVSNQGFEPVIVAGEIGVKLAVEAMREVYNPNIDMIALATRNTEFVPIILKAKEKGKETAIIGVEPGLSSALKHAADYVIILTPRGEGVEECYSEDTEEGRRGRRENDRIDHRWSQHPKEGVRDKA
- a CDS encoding DUF835 domain-containing protein, giving the protein MEIVHLGYFVRDLLVMATTLTAAVIILMLRRRARATLRYRPFALASFSGFISFLLITIAQIIGALINTTVLYAEKDYWQAIRSVMLTIAAFLLLFSVMMFYLPFGSGKYMVLKVVTEPTIEAWGGYWCRKEECYAAFKKLLEMRLPGIAITRDPPNIFREKLGLKLTPVIWISKVQHEDAVSPTRLEYLTQRLADFLKSVDVDKVILIDCVDYLILENGEDAVFKFITTLKDFATLNRGILIVSIEKEALSEKAYNFLTSELEPLEKLRMKAREES